atacaccactatgtccaacttcgttcagcttcctgttagtgaggtcaaaaaacgcgttgtgatgacggaagtgatgtctcgcccatatacttcaatgagcgcgagacatcacttccgttgtcagagcgcgatcagacatcactaagcgaatgctgaacgcagttggacatagtggtgtattagaggtaaaaaatgatataaatactgtttggtttctcgcacaaaccgatcgtttcgtgtcttaggacatcaatgtgtcgtcacgagccgcagggtttaatttggatttgtctatggaagtttttttgactcttattgttcaagttcccaatcactgctattatttgactgacagacggcagcggttgcagttaaaaatcataatttgcgttcgactgaagaaaaaaagtcatccacatcttggatgcactgggggtaagcagataaacatcaaattttcatttttgggtgaactatccctttaagttgatcgtagcttcattgccaccaatggagctacgatcaacttaggcttacaatgcttttgggaaactctGCTCTGGCCTGAAGAAATCTACATGGaaatattcagttatagtcaaagcgccacctgctggcagcaGGAAGAGTGGCACGTCATCTGACTTTGCCATATATttcctgtatttactcgcttacatgcatgtcacccTCTATTCGCTGTTTTCCTAAGGCGTCCGGGtggcgagggccctttcatcgctgcttgcagctttattGTTTCTTGTTTTAACAAATGGTCCATTCATACATATATGGTGTTTCTTAACTTTTTGTCAGGTACAGATGTTGTGATATGGTTGAGTTTTGAGTTTATCATGTTTTAACTATTTAGAGAGACATTATTtggtatataaaaaatatctacCAGCTTTTTTGCATTTACTCAACTTCAGGGTGAATTAACGTTTCAAGTTAAAGTTGGTCTATAGTGTCAATGAACACTATACATCAatacaattaaacatttttcataGTTTTTACATGTAGATTCAAGCTCAGTTTTGAAATTTAGCAAATGATACCTATTTCTGATTTAAAACAGGAAGTGTTAGGTACAAGACCTAGATCTCTACTAAACTTCACCAAAGGCAACCCTGCTTTTTGTAACAAaacacaatttttaaaaaacaatagaGATCAAACATATATTCATTAATAACTATTATTTTCACATCATTGTGTCCTCATGCTATGACCACACACATTTTTCAAATGCAGAACTTATGGATATTCCCCTGTTATAGCAAGTTATGAAATTTACGTTTGCCCTAGTAGCTTACAGCTTAACTTGAAATttccactttaaaaaaaaggttCCACTATTACGTtcatgttaacactttacaataaggtctcatttgttaacattatgtattaactaacatgaactatcTATGATCAATACAtctgttacagtatttattaatctgtgttaatgttagttaataaaaatccagCTGTTCGTTGTTAGTTCATATTAGCTCACAATGCATTAACTATTGTTAGCAAATACAACATTTAATTtccataatttattaataaatgttgaaattaacattaattaataaatgctgtaaaagtattgttcattcttagttcatgttaactaaagtagttaagtaatgttaactaatgaaaccttattgtaaagtgttcccAAATTTATTATCATAAAAACATTCTAACAAAACAGGGCAAATGTTAGACATCACAGTATTCAGCTAAGACTAGCTGtgatatttttattgtaatgtCAACTTATTCCATAGtattttatttggtttaatgttcATTGGTTTGACCCCTAAAAATAATGAAACCACTTTCTCATATATAGCGGTCATCATGACCAATATTTCCTCTTCACAATTTCTGTTATTTGACATCATGTGatttgtgtttttcaaaataggccacacacacacacccacacacacaaaactctCTTCTAAAGTCTACGcatttttgaacagtaaatAATCCTTGCAGTCCTGAAGACAGAGGGGACCAAAAAAGACcattaaagaaaaagaaaaagaaaaagaaagtttatTTTCATCATTATACCAATGCCCAGAACTTTTTACCATCTCCTTTGAAGTTCAACAAATAAAAGCAAGTCAGCTGTGACTTAAAGAGCGAAGAGAAGAGAACTTGCCCATATTGGAtggaaatgcattatatttaaaagttaaGTACATATAATCATGGGGTTAGTGAAATGTACTCTTACATCTGTTTTTCTGTCTGCCACTGATAAACACCTTGGCATATGTGTTTATATAGTGTGCCTGACAATCTGCTGCCTGAAATCTACAGCCATTACATAATAGGCTACATGATTTAACAATTATACACACAAGACTGACTAactaagtttatttatttattttttactgtgaCATTAAGGCAAACCCTCTTTTCAATTTTCCACTGAAACTGCTATCAGGAAATAGAGAGATAAGAAAAAGgaagattttttttagaaatgtctaaaaaataatcaaaattgtACTGTTGCACTTGAGTTGAGCTACATGGTTCTCAACTCGTTATTAAAGAACAGTGCATTAAAGTTTCTCAAAAACTAAATGTAGTTTCTATTTTTTATAGAAAAATTGAAAGAAGTGaatataaaattgtaaaaataatattgtttctTGTGTCTGAGAGCTCTTGAAGTGTTGTATATCCACATTAGTCCTACACTAATAACAACCTGCTATAGAAGCTATACAATTATTGTCATTTACCACAAATTAGTGTTTTGAAAGATAGATTATTATGACAAAAATGagatcacattttttttttttttaaataggcatTAGTCACAAACAACTCATGAAGATGAATACAAAAGAAATACACCAACATCGCAAATCATTGTCATATATAGCAGAGGCCCTTTTTAGAATCTCTTGAAATTTCCTTTCCACAGCATgttatgaaataattttttttttttttttttttttttgcctattcTAACTTCCTCAATAAGTCAATCTAATTTGCTGATCAAAAACCACATCTTGGTCTGGGTGCCTTATAGATTCTTTGCTATAAACACATATAAATACCTTAGGTCGAGGGACAAGACTGAATTGtttaattttcttatttatAATCTTGTTTGTTCATATACACTTAGGCTATAGAAAGGCATTCAGAAACAGAACAATAGGGGGCGCCCGAGTCACAGAGAAAACAAGACGATGTGGAGCTGCCCTCTGCTGGTATAACATGGTAATGCGAAAAACGGGATTTGTTCTAAATCAAATTTGAAGATCAGTTGTACAAACTTACcccattaaaataataataataataatctttggAACTTTAAAAGGCAAAATTAGGGTTATCCAGATAATCCATtattatataggcctattaGCCTATATAAAGATTTTAATCTCTGACAACTCTATAATGCTTAGAAATGGTCAAGTCAACTGAGCAAGCCTTTCTTCTGCCTCTTATTTCGGGTAACATCCCAGAAAGTAACAATAGCAGTAAATAACTAAAGTAGGCCTATATAACATTATTGAATAATGTGGTAGAAACCCTGTGCATATGACTGCCTCGATTAATTAAAACTACGTTTGTAAAATATAACCTGTGCTAGTCAACAACATCACAGCAGGtgtacagacaaaaaaaaaaaaaaaaaaaaaaaaaaatctcatttataTCAGGAGAACACAACACTGTTCCACAAGAGGGCAATATTCTTTTTTCTTAAATACAGCCAGTGGAGTCGTATAAAATATCAAGCCGTGAAACTATAGAGCAATGTTAtttacaaacacacaaaacagaaaaaactaATTATCTCAGATAAATGGAGAGTATTGATATTGCGatatcttttatatttttacgcAGATATTGATATCTGCGTAAAAACTTATCTAATGAGGTGAAGGTTTTCCTTTACACCCTCCTGTTTCCTTGATAAGATACTGCAACAGTGACATCACTGACAAACCCAGAGAGTATTTATAGTGTCAAATACGCACATTTAGCTATccttgaatgaatgaatgaatgatgcgACGTAAGTCTATAGGTGGAGAGCCAGTTCAGTGGATGGGGATTTTCCCAGGATGTCTCCCATCCAGATACGGTCCAGGCTCAACACTGCTTAGCTTCACTGGACAACCAGTCTTGGGCGATATGGCTGTGTGAAAGCATCAATTTGaacaggacacacacacacacacacacacacacacacacacacacacacacacacacacacacacacacacacacacacacacacacacacacacacaggtttgttttgctgtcAAAGTGAGGACataataatggtttttatactgtacaaactgtacattctatccccctacactacccctaaccctaaacctacccatcacagaaaacattctgcatttttaataaaacattgtttactatgttttttaaagctattttaaatatgtttacgTCGTAATACCACCCaccattatacaaatttgtgtcctcataaatcacaaatcGCGCgggcacgcacacacacgcacgcacacacactgagTTTACAAGGACAAAGATTTTAGATTTTGCCATCGTTGTTGGGAACAGGGAAtacctgtctctctctctgtgtgtgtgtgtgtgtgtgtgtgtgtgtgtgtgtaatatatatatatatatatatatatatatatatatatatatatatatatatatatatatatatatatatttctgacTTATTAGTGTGATACATCTTGTGAACCCTGACTATTCCTAACACACTCTGAACCTTAACCAGCAAATATTCATCTTCTGTAAGCCTCGCATACCCAACATTAAATGCAATAAGAGGAGTACCGAGATTTGACGTACTGTATTGTGTGAGTCATGGAAGTCCTTTGAGTGGGGCGTGATCTGAGCTAAGGCACATTTGTAGCGCATTACACATCTGCAAAAGGGATGTTCCCTGAGCTTATAAGAGAGCCTATAAGTTTTGAGGTCCTGAATGAACAGTTACATCTGGAGGAGAGAAGGTCAAGGAAAGGGTGAATAAACCTGGGTAAAGATTGGTCCGAATAGGTATGTGAATAACAGCTGATTTATTTAATTctatattatttatatgtgTGATTACACATTATATTAAAAGTGTAACTTTGAAAAAAATCACActcagttattttacatttttgatgatgatgatgatgatgattactAAAATAGTGTTTTCCTtccaaaagtaatttttttaaatatttttccattATTTCTAGCATTTTGATAATAAAATGGACATCAAGCCAGTATTAAGGAGTTTTGGCTCCCTGATCCGAGCCATTCTTACGTTTCTTTTTGCTCTCCTGGTCCTTGGGGTGATGTTATGGGCATACATTTTTGGCTTCCAGATAGCTACATCTCCATTTAACATCATCTCATTGGGTTTCTATGGAGTGCTGCTGAGCTTCCACGTCCTAATTCAGAGTCTTTTTGCCTTTGTGGAGCATCGGCGCATGAATGCAAGACGCAAACCTTGCTCGTACACAAAATCCATTGGCTTTACAATATCAGCCTATCAGGAGGACCCTGCTTATCTCCGAGAGTGCCTTCTGTCAGTACGGGCTCTACAGTACCCATCTGAGCTGCTACGCATTGTCATGGTGGTGGACGGAAACTCAGAAGATGACCGCTACATGATGGAGATGTTTCGTGAGGTCTTTGCAGACCAGGATCCTGGCTGTTATATATGGCAAAACAACTACCACTCTTGGAACCCCACTGGCCAAGAAAAAGATCCAGCTGAAGCTGACGGTCTAGAAGGAAATGATGGGGTGATGTTTGAAGACCCTCAGCGTTTAGAGGTTGAAGAACTCATTAGGACTAAGAAGTGTGTGTGCATCATGCAAAAATGGGGAGGAAAGAGGGAAGTGATGTATACAGCATTCAAGGCACTAGGATCCTCTGTGGATTACATACAGGTTAGTGATATTTACAAGCACATAAGCTTATACTAAGTACAATTTGAGCATCGAATTTTAGGGTAACAAGTAATGTGTATGAAAGAAATACTCCATAACTCttccatttttttcatattctACTTTTTTATCAGGTATGTGACTCAGACACAAAATTAGACCCTTTGGCCAcagtggagctctgcaaggtGCTGGAGAGTAACCAGAAATATGGTGCCGTGGGAGGCGACGTGATGATCCTTAACCTCAAAGACTCCTATATCAGCTTCATGAGCAGCCTGCGCTACTGGATGGCGTTTAACATTGAGAGATCCTGCCAGTCCTTCTTTAACTGTGTCTCCTGTATCAGCGGCCCCTTAGGTAATTCAGAACCTCTCAGAAGTTTATATAAATCAATACTGACCCTATGTACTATGTATAAATGCATGTTCTTGGTCTTATATTGAATGAGTCATCGATGCAgcttatttcaaataaaaaactttgtctttatttgatatttaatcaaaatatatttaatcaaataacTCTGAAACAGCATTCTTTTGCCACGGATGTCACTACAGTCTATTGGATAAAATTAAGCCAAACTGCTATTTATTCATTGTTTTAGCAAACTATAACATTCGGCTCCATTTTATTGCAATCTAATCAATTCAagatggataaaatcaagtcccgttCTACAAATTTTCCTCATTGAATATTTCGTTTCATTCAAACACATTACAAAAATGTGTTACAAACAGCATGTTTGCTTCTGAACTGTCTAATGTAGcatcaataaaatgtttttttttttttacgtattTAAACTATCTTTGGTTCACTAATTAAACACTGAAATGTTGTTGTACGAGATTGACCCTAGTAGGCATATTTTACTTCTTTGATCTTAGTTTTAACATTTTGTCCGTTGCAATAACTAAGTTTCATTATTTTTGCTTCAGGTCTTTATAGGAATGACCTTCTACAGCAGTTTCTGGAATCCTGGTACAACCAGAAGTTTCTCGGCACCCACTGTACTTTTGGCGATGACCGGCATCTCACCAATCGAATGCTAAGCATGGGCTATGCTACAAAGTAAGTACTTACAGTATGGCCAAATATGAATCACCACTGATGAATAATGATCGTCCTCCAATACAAGCATGACAGTCTGTTGAATACTTCTAAACTGTTTCAACCTGACATGTTTTAACAGTGAGTTTCTGTTCCTATAAGGTACACTGCCCGTTCTAAGTGCTACACCGAGACTCCCGCACAGTTTCTGCGCTGGCTCAATCAGCAGACGCGTTGGACCAAATCCTACTTTCGTGAATGGCTCTATAATGCTATGTGGTGGCACAAGCATAACCTGTGGATGACCTACGAATCCATTGTCTCGGGCATCTTTCCTTTTTTTGTCACTGCCACTATTATCAAACTCTTCTGGACAGGCACTCTGTGGGACATTTTGTGGGTTTTGTGCTGCATCCAGTTGATTGGTCTGGTAAAGGCAGCCTATGCCTGCATCCTGAGACAAAATGCAGTGATGCTCTTCATGTCTTTATACTCTGCCCTCTACATGACCAGCCTCCTGCCTGCCAAATACTTTGCCATTATCACCATGAACAAAAGCAGCTGGGGGACATCGGGCCGTCGTAAGATGGTGGGGAACTATATTCCCCTGGTACCACTTTCAGTGTGGGCAGCCATCTTGTTGGGAGGCCTGGGGTACACAATCTTCAGGGAATACAATGAGGAATGGACAACAGATGGTAAAAAAGAAGAGATCAAGTTTTTGATATATGGATCTGTAGCTTATGTCTGCTACTGGCTTATAATGATCGGCCTCTATTGGATGTGGTTTCGGAGATTACTTCGAAAGCGCTCACAGAGTTACACTGTGAATGTGTAGGACAAAGATTTgcgcacattttttatttatttaagaaaacttgcactttttcatgtttttccatgcaattttatttatagattgtttttaaacttgcaattgtatTTATGAAATTTTGGTATGGTACATTTTTATACAATTTATGTTATGTATTAATATGATATGGAAACTACCTGTctttatgaaatatgattttattaAATGTGCAGAAATCAATCATTTACAGTCAACATTGATGCTGTGGggttttaaattaaacaaatatagcAGTGAACCAAATTTTACAgatatgttatttttagtgaagGAATTCTAACATATCAATTTACATCACTGAGCTTACTGAAGTGATATTGATTTATTGTTGAGATAACTGAACACACTAAGACCACCTGTTACAACACTTATTTGCTTATTATTTGAAGAATGCAGATAAAGAGATACATACCTGACACAGTGTGCTGCCGATGATATTTTAGCATTTGTTGAATGACTACTAACATAAATATGATTTCATGAGAAGCAATTGTGATGTGTGCTGATTTACAATGCTTGTAATTCTTTCTGATGTAATGTGACAGGGCATTTTGTTGTCTTTTAGCACTTGAACAGAGCATGTTTAGTCAGTATATTTATTGTCagtattattttgtaaatgtgaACTGTTATTTAAACAATGCAagagaataaataaattattttttaatggaaGACGTGCTAAAATTATTTCAAACATTGCCTTTGACAAAATTATTTCACCATGAATTATTATctaattaaaataacaatatgtacaacaaaaaatattccTTGTTTTGCACTGCTGGAATGATCTCAGCATTTTAAACATGGCTCTTGTTTAGAGTAAAAAGAAATTTGTGACATTTGATGAAAAATTGTTTGTTTTGAtggacaaaaatatataaaatgacacaaaacctgaatttgactacattttaaaacattttccagCAATGTAGGATGTGGACTGCACCTCTAAACACAGTTTTACAatatctgaaaaaaatatatagggaGGATTCCGTGACATTTGTACATCCAGACCAGCACTGACATAAATCAGTTTGAGTGTCATTTAACAGCAGAATCAATAACACTGTAGGATAACAGCCCACAAATAAACTACGTTTACCCATAATTTACCTAT
The Chanodichthys erythropterus isolate Z2021 chromosome 2, ASM2448905v1, whole genome shotgun sequence DNA segment above includes these coding regions:
- the has1 gene encoding hyaluronan synthase 1; this translates as MDIKPVLRSFGSLIRAILTFLFALLVLGVMLWAYIFGFQIATSPFNIISLGFYGVLLSFHVLIQSLFAFVEHRRMNARRKPCSYTKSIGFTISAYQEDPAYLRECLLSVRALQYPSELLRIVMVVDGNSEDDRYMMEMFREVFADQDPGCYIWQNNYHSWNPTGQEKDPAEADGLEGNDGVMFEDPQRLEVEELIRTKKCVCIMQKWGGKREVMYTAFKALGSSVDYIQVCDSDTKLDPLATVELCKVLESNQKYGAVGGDVMILNLKDSYISFMSSLRYWMAFNIERSCQSFFNCVSCISGPLGLYRNDLLQQFLESWYNQKFLGTHCTFGDDRHLTNRMLSMGYATKYTARSKCYTETPAQFLRWLNQQTRWTKSYFREWLYNAMWWHKHNLWMTYESIVSGIFPFFVTATIIKLFWTGTLWDILWVLCCIQLIGLVKAAYACILRQNAVMLFMSLYSALYMTSLLPAKYFAIITMNKSSWGTSGRRKMVGNYIPLVPLSVWAAILLGGLGYTIFREYNEEWTTDGKKEEIKFLIYGSVAYVCYWLIMIGLYWMWFRRLLRKRSQSYTVNV